CCAATTTTGACTCCAAATTAGAATCGCATAGAGAGGATAATAATTCAGTTAAACATAGTCCTTACAACAACATGTTGAGGATGTTGTTATAAATTACAACTCCTGCCCAACATGTTGTTAAATACTTACAACAACGAGCAGAGCATGTTGTTGATTAATTATAACACGAAACGCATGTTGTGAAATATCTCGTCCTATATATGACGTGTGCATGTTGTTATAGGCTTCTCAATAAGGTTTCCAAATCAGTTGACAACATAACATGGAAATTGAAAGTGTTGTTTAAAAAATTAGACTTTTAACGACTCTGCCATCTACAACATATGCCAAACATTGTTGAAAGTGATGGGAGGATAAAAATGTCAAGAAGTGTATACGAATGGTCATAGGTGAGGAGATGATAACCCTAAGATTCCAAATCAGCCGCTCAACATCCAAAACCTTTGCCATGCCTTTTCCTCTTACATATTGTCACTCTCACTCGAGGCCTGCTCACCAACCTCTCGAGGCCGATAAGCCTAATGTGggagttttctttttgtttttaaatgatCTCAACAGAGTCGctcattaaaaaattaaaatccaaTATTTCACTTCTTAATGCATGGGGTGGTTGGTCAGATAAAATATTTATGACAAGGTCAAGATCTGCTCGATGAAGCCATGAAAGTGGGAAGCGAATATGGCCGAGAAGGCGATGAAAGTGGGAAGCGAATATGGCCGAGAAGGCGATGAAAGTGTAAGGCTGAGTCTCTGTGGAGGACACTCTTAACGAGGAAGCTGAACTTTTATTATTAACAAGAGAGGAAATTTGTAGTTTATGGTCTATTTTAACATTATCACAATGAGATTTTGATTTTGCTTGTTGGCTTGTTGCCGATTACTATTCATTCGTTCTTCTCCGGCTTTGTGCCATTTTCGAATTTTGGTATGAATGAATGAGTTGCAAGCACAGTGAAACTCTAAGCTAGTTATATTGAAATTTAGATTATTCTATTCATCttgttctttctcttttttaatCCCATCATGTAGCATGATAAAGGGATGATGCTCTGATTGCTCGTTCTTCAAACATCAGAATGTATTTTAATACATGAGTAATACTAATAGCATTTAATCACGAGTAATTAGCTGGATGATATTCATGAGGATCGAACATCTGACGAAATTTTCTTTATTGTGCTTTGGGATAATGCAAGCCTCAGCATCTGTATTTGAAATAAGTTAGATTTGTTAGTAGTTTTATGAATTTTGAAACTTTCTAAACAATTTAGGCCTCAAGCCCAAAATTACAAGCAACCTAAATTAACCATAGACATCATGCATTTTCATGATGACCAATTTCACAACACACACGTTATTATAAGCCTTAAGAACATGAATGTGCATGTCTTGAATCCACCTACGTACACATGACAACATGGTGCGGGGAATATATTGTTTCTAATCATCATCTGAGGCCCAAATGAGTTTGTGATAATGAAAATATTCTTTAGCCTACCAAATGATATTTTGTGCATCAACACCAATGAATTTGACCAAGGTTGTTGGTCTTTCAAATACATAATTAAGATTTCTAATTTGATGATCAAAAATTGACACGTCGGGTTATTAGAAACATCCTTTTTacactaagttttttttaaataataatatatatgtgtgcgtAATCACAAATTTCTTGATCAACGCGGTGATCGATCAGGTAAACTAATGGACAAGATAAAAGATGTAATTAGGCCAGGGCACAACTTTGGGTGAACACCtcttttaaatttttcttcCATCAATTTGGAACAGCTTGCCGATTTGTTTACAAAAGGTTTGTGCTCACCTCAACATATCTATTTGTGCgcttactaaaaaaaaaaaaaaaaaaaaaaacatatctaTTTGTGCTCCAGCTAACCAGCTTGATGTGCAGCCCATCCATCAAACTGAGAGAGGTCTTAACGAAGAAAGAAGATCAAAACTCTGCTTTTCTACTGCTTTGTGCTAATTAGCGTTAATTCTGTTACTTGCATGATTACTTAGTTAATGGCCTACAGCTGTTTTACACGTGTTGCAATTCTGCTCACTCATCAGCTTGTATAAATAGCTGTAGCTGCCCCTTGCTTCACTCATTGGAACAGAAACCGAAAGTCAATAGCAAaatctcttttctctttctctcacttttctctctctctttctttgagctcaagaaccctagctTTCAATGTTCCCTCCAATAATTCTCCCTCCTTCTAAACAACAATGTATTAGCACATTGATTATAATTGGCTCCATGCATCGACACTCTTTGACCCAACATATCAACTTTTTTTAATCACCTCGGGATTCGACAATGAACAGCGTACGGCTACGTGGGGTCATACTTGTCTTCCCAGCAATGTTCATATATCATTTCCAGGTCACATAAAATTTCTCACATCTCTCTTTGGTCTTTGGGAAGTTTTGGAACAGCGAAGAATTAGTACCTTAATAAaaatttgcatttttttttaatttgctaAATGAAAACATTTAGAATTTCCTTTTGTGtacagacccaaaaaaaaaatccttgtgtgtgtgtgtgtgtgtatataggcCGTCAATAATTGTATTTACACCTTTGATCTATAGGGTGTTAGCTAGGGTTGCAGAAAAGCTGAACTCTTTGTATGTTCTAAAGCTGTCGATGCATGGCAGGCTTCTCTTTCTGTTTTgacttcaagtcttcaacctTGTTCTATATTTGGTATCAATTCATAgactaaaatataaaaaataggcTGCATGTTTTTAATGCTATATACAATTCTTAATTACTCcatgtttttaactttttatattGCTAGTATTATTCATAGACTCAAATCCTTCACTTCATATGTTGGAGATATCTGAGTACTTCTAGTACAATAAGAGCTCATGCATGCCCCCAGCAGAAGACAATTATTATGACAAATTCCATTCAAAGACTACAAGTTTGAGGCTTAAATTAAAGGATGAATTCATTTTAACTAAAAAGGAGGGGATTTTGATGATGATCAATTCAAATGCAACATAGCCTCTTCCTGAATCCTAGCTAGCATCTGATACACAGCTGTCGCAATTTCATCCACTGAAGTCAACGCGCAGTCCTCTTCTACctgctttcaaaaaaaaaaaaaattaatcataatGCTTAAAAGATATTAAAGAGATGCTAGTTAATAACCAAGTCAGTTCTAATTAATTACCTTGACACTTAGAGAATAGAGGACAATTTCGTCAACAGTGGCAACATTGAGGTGAAGAATGGTCAGGCGCAGTGTGTGCAACCcagaaacaaacttcaagaGCTGCTTCGGAACCCTTTTGGATCTGACCTTGAGGTTTGCATGGCTCTCCACCATAGTCACCTCAATGTCTGCTGCAACCCTCACATTCATGTCCGCCGCGTACTTGTGCTCAACCGACGGCCTCTGATCAGAATCGTATCGATTTTCATGACTAGTCTGATGACCAGTACTAGTACTGGTACTAGTTGTTGATGATGAGTATTGTGGAAAGCTAAAGAAGTCTGAGAAAGGCAAATCCGAATTGTTATTGTTTGGCTTTTGAGCACCGAGGAATTGCACTTGTTGCTCTAGCTCCTTCACAAAGTTAATAGCACCCCCAATGATTGATGCTTGGTCACCCTAATAAAGAACAAATATTATTAgtcaatcaaattccaagcaagTCACCATCATTTTCCCATCTCCCAAGTAAATCATATTTGAACGGTCCAATATGTACATGAAACTTGAATAACAACAATATTAAAGCCTAAAAAGAGAGATCGAAATACCCTCTGGACATATGAATCGGGCATTATAGATCGAAGGGCAGAGAGATACTCATTCATTTGTTTTCTTCTGTTGCGCTCAACAGCAATGTGCGTCATTCTCTGGTTCTCAATCTCCTCCTTGTTCTTTTTGCTCTTGGCACGCCGCCGTTTCGGACGAATGGTGGTCGTCGGACCAGTATCCTCCACTAATGGAAGTTGTAACTGAGCTTGATCAAAGTCGGTTGAACCATCTGGGTTTGGATTGGAGAGCTGCAAATCGTCGAAATGCGGAACGATTGAAGGAGGTGAGCAGTAAGTCGTGAAATGGTGATCTGTTTGGTTGCCGAGAAAATCAAAAGAGGCTTCTTGCAGCAGATGCTGCTGCTGATGATCATCATGATCATCACAGCTCCAATTCCCTGCTAACAAGTTGTAGAGGTCTTTGTTAGTAGTGTAAGTAAAAGGATCTTGAGGGAAAACGACGGCGTCTAGCGCCATGTTAGTTAGAGTGATCTTTGGCTAATTGACGATAGGCCGGATATATGGTCTTGTTGGGATGGAGAAAGGGGATGAGGTTTTTAAAGGGCTAGATGATGAAACAAATCTACAGCACATCCTGCACGTGAAATAAAGTTGAACTTATTGCAAGCTAGAGGGAAACATTGCATAGAATACTAGCTATACGCATCAATATGATTTTTTTCAAGATTTTTATCCGGGTGTATGTGCATTTAACAAAGACACATCTATATCGTGTCACCTCATCACTGGATATTTGTAGTTTaccaaaaataataacaaaaaaaaaaaaaaaacttgtgaatTCAATCATTAGGTATATTTTGCTATTCCGCCGCAAAAAAAGCGCTTCTACCAAATTTTAGAGTACGCATTACATATAGAACAATTCTTGGGTAGGGGTGAATGAGCATAAACACCCCCGTTGtcgattaatatatttttactaaataaatttataatccaatggtttatatcttaaattatcttttaaagatcatctatgtaaaaaatcaatcgaatcgaaaattgtttaattatctaattgactcaaacaaatggatggttctaacaacacttactactactatgatgaactgtccatgtatttcatagaaatgaacaactaaaaggttttcaatttgattgattttttatagagctaatctttatattacgttatacaacatgaatggttggattagaaaattataaagttattttGCGTTAATCACAAGAGATGGTGAATTTGCTCATTCACcttaggggtgaacctaagaattgttcttacatatatatatatatatatatatatatatatatgtaaattcTGTCCAATTAAATCTCTTTTGTCACTCATGCAATTATAGAATTTAGAATATAGCATTGCACCGAAAATAGTAGGATGTTAGAACCATACACTTCAAAGCTAATATTAAACTATTTCAAATAATGAAATGAACAAAATCGACAAACTGAGAGTTAAACTAACATTACCAAAGTGAGTATTTTTCCTCTTGATTTAATTAGAGAGATTTAGGCCATGAGGTAAGGAAGATGAATAAATAGTCTTAGTTACTTAACATTCAAGCTCCTCACACCTCAAGTTATAAGCTTTAAAGAAGTATGACTACCGACTGAATTATTCTCCAACCACCTCAACgtatattgtaaatttgtaattgaaaattttgtccaaaataaaaatgtacTATTACTTTATCGTctttgtgatattttttttctttttgtgaacTTAAGAAGTAAATCTAAGCTTAGGGAACTAATATGATCTTTAAGTTGCATTAGGTAAAGTGTAGAGGTTGCACGTGATAGCTAGCTATGCATATGGAAGCTAGGAGAAGCTGCAGCTGTGTAAACAAAAGGATCGAGGAGGGGGGAAAGGCCTTGTCATTTGGTAATAATACGGTCGGGTCGGGATAGGAGCTGAGTGACGTACCAACAAGAAGGTAAAAAGGGCTGGTCATGttcagagatttttttttaaatttagatcTAAGAaaactctgtgtgtgtgtgtgagagagagagagagagagagagagagagcgcatTGGGCGCCTCAGTTTGCAGCTGCAGAAATGTCAGAGAAGTACAAAAAGAATCCATGTGATCGATCATTGATTTACCACTCCACTCTTCAATGGGTGTGACTGATCATATACTGATATACATGTACATATAgacagagagagggagagagttttGGTTATCTCTTATGTTTGGCCATACATGTAATTCCATTATG
Above is a genomic segment from Rosa chinensis cultivar Old Blush chromosome 3, RchiOBHm-V2, whole genome shotgun sequence containing:
- the LOC112193751 gene encoding transcription factor bHLH94 is translated as MALDAVVFPQDPFTYTTNKDLYNLLAGNWSCDDHDDHQQQHLLQEASFDFLGNQTDHHFTTYCSPPSIVPHFDDLQLSNPNPDGSTDFDQAQLQLPLVEDTGPTTTIRPKRRRAKSKKNKEEIENQRMTHIAVERNRRKQMNEYLSALRSIMPDSYVQRGDQASIIGGAINFVKELEQQVQFLGAQKPNNNNSDLPFSDFFSFPQYSSSTTSTSTSTGHQTSHENRYDSDQRPSVEHKYAADMNVRVAADIEVTMVESHANLKVRSKRVPKQLLKFVSGLHTLRLTILHLNVATVDEIVLYSLSVKVEEDCALTSVDEIATAVYQMLARIQEEAMLHLN